Proteins encoded by one window of Alphaproteobacteria bacterium:
- a CDS encoding gamma-glutamylcyclotransferase family protein, giving the protein MAEHLFVYGSLRRGAGHPIHRILARHATPLGPAVWQGRLYRIGWYPGAVASDNATDGVRGDVYRLRAPRLTLPPLDRFENCGPGFPVPTEFVRERHAVRRPDGGFLSAWIYVYHRPVNGLRRIAGGDFLARN; this is encoded by the coding sequence ATGGCTGAACACCTGTTTGTATACGGATCGCTGCGCCGGGGCGCCGGGCATCCGATTCACCGGATACTCGCGCGCCACGCGACGCCGCTGGGCCCGGCGGTCTGGCAGGGCCGGTTGTACCGGATCGGCTGGTATCCCGGCGCCGTGGCCTCGGACAACGCCACGGACGGCGTACGGGGCGACGTGTACCGGCTGCGCGCGCCGCGCCTGACCCTGCCGCCGCTGGACCGTTTCGAGAACTGCGGCCCCGGATTTCCGGTCCCGACCGAATTTGTCAGGGAACGCCACGCGGTGCGCCGCCCGGATGGCGGTTTCCTGTCGGCGTGGATCTACGTGTATCACCGGCCGGTGAACGGGCTACGGCGGATTGCGGGTGGCGATTTTTTAGCGAGGAACTGA